A window from Rhea pennata isolate bPtePen1 chromosome 1, bPtePen1.pri, whole genome shotgun sequence encodes these proteins:
- the LOC134149881 gene encoding potassium voltage-gated channel subfamily A member 6-like produces the protein MRAEETLALAGPRVGDGCERETDTMGEERSSGSCCSSERLVINISGLRFETQLRTLSIFPDTLLGDPNRRVRYFDPLRNEYFFDRNRPSFDAILYYYQSGGRLRRPVHVPLDIFLEEIRFYQLGQEAIETFREDEGFIQEEEKPLPQHHFQRQVWLLFEYPESSGPARAIAIVSVLVILISIVIFCLETLPEFRQEPKGVQPSFGEAALPSDDMLLLLPLPPPSGTPSPLRPAAGTGPFFTDPFFLIETLCIIWFSFELLVRFFACPSKPEFSRNIMNIIDIVAIIPYFITLGTELAQQQQQKQQSGSSSNNGGQQQAMSLAILRVIRLVRVFRIFKLSRHSKGLQILGKTLQASMRELGLLIFFLFIGVILFSSAVYFAETDDPDSLFTSIPDAFWWAVVSMTTVGYGDMYPMTIGGKIVGSLCAIAGVLTIALPVPVIVSNFNYFYHRETDHEEQCQYTHVTCGQQQSPFSEPKKGDSNPSLSKSEFLEAEDLESMKYSNFISPNNQAYKEKKMLTEV, from the coding sequence ATGCGGGCAGAGGAGACTCTGGCGCTGGCGGGTCCGCGGGTGGGCGACGGCTGCGAGAGGGAGACGGACACAATGGGAGAGGAGCGTAGCAgcggcagctgctgcagcagcgaGCGGCTGGTGATCAACATCTCAGGACTGCGGTTTGAGACCCAGCTGCGGACCCTCTCCATCTTCCCTGACACGTTGCTGGGTGACCCCAACCGCCGGGTGCGCTACTTTGACCCACTCCGCAATGAGTACTTCTTTGACCGGAACCGGCCCAGCTTTGATGCCATCCTCTACTACTACCAGTCTGGGGGGCGGCTCCGCCGGCCAGTCCATGTGCCCCTGGACATCTTCCTGGAGGAGATCCGCTTCTACCAGCTGGGCCAGGAAGCCATTGAGACCTTCCGGGAGGATGAGGGCTTCATACAAGAGGAGGAGAAGCCCTTGCCGCAGCATCACTTCCAGCGCCAGGTCTGGCTGCTCTTTGAGTACCCTGAGAGCTCGGGGCCAGCCCGGGCCATTGCTATTGTCTCTGTGCTGGTGATTCTCATTTCCATTGTCATCTTCTGCCTGGAGACCCTGCCTGAGTTTCGCCAGGAACCCAAGGGGGTCCAGCCTAGCTTTGGAGAGGCGGCACTGCCTAGTGATGAtatgctgcttctgctgccactgccaccaccaAGCGGGACCCCATCGCCCCTGCgccctgctgctggcactgGCCCCTTCTTCACTGACCCCTTCTTCCTCATTGAGACCCTGTGCATCATTTGGTTCTCTTTTGAGCTCCTCGTCCGCTTCTTTGCTTGCCCCAGCAAGCCCGAGTTCTCCCGCAACATCATGAACATCATTGACATTGTGGCCATCATCCCGTACTTCATCACCCTGGGCACTGAGCTGgcccagcaacagcagcagaagcagcagtccggaagcagcagcaacaatgGGGGCCAGCAGCAAGCCATGTCCTTGGCCATCCTCCGAGTCATTCGCCTGGTTAGGGTCTTCAGGATCTTCAAGCTCTCCAGGCACTCCAAGGGGCTGCAGATCTTGGGTAAGACTCTCCAGGCCAGcatgagagagctgggcctgctcattttcttcctcttcattgGGGTGATCCTCTTCTCCAGTGCTGTCTACTTTGCGGAGACTGATGACCCTGACTCCCTGTTTACCAGCATACCTGATGCTTTTTGGTGGGCGGTGGTGTCCATGACCACTGTGGGCTATGGGGACATGTATCCCATGACAATTGGTGGTAAGATTGTGGGCTCCTTGTGTGCCATTGCAGGCGTGCTCACTATTGCCCTACCCGTCCCTGTCATCGTGTCCAACTTCAACTACTTCTACCACCGAGAGACTGATCATGAAGAGCAGTGCCAGTACACACATGTCacctgtggccagcagcagTCCCCCTTCTCTGAGCCTAAGAAGGGAGACAGTAATCCGTCTCTCAGCAAATCTGAATTCCTGGAAGCAGAAGACCTGGAGTCCATGAAATATTCCAATTTCATTTCTCCGAACAACCAGGCttataaagagaagaaaatgctgacAGAGGTTTAA